In Canis lupus dingo isolate Sandy chromosome 25, ASM325472v2, whole genome shotgun sequence, one genomic interval encodes:
- the LOC112669998 gene encoding 60S ribosomal protein L27-like, with protein MGKFMKPGKVVLVLAGRYSGGKAVIVKNIDDGTSDRPYSHALVAAIDRYPRKVTVAMGKKKIAKRSKIKSFVKVYNYNHLMPTRYSVDIPLDKTVVNKDVFRDPALKCKA; from the coding sequence ATGGGCAAGTTCATGAAACCCGGGAAGGTGGTGCTGGTCCTGGCCGGACGCTACTCCGGAGGCAAAGCGGTCATCGTGAAGAACATTGATGATGGCACCTCAGACCGTCCCTACAGCCATGCTCTAGTGGCCGCAATTGACCGCTATCCCCGAAAAGTGACAGTTGCCATGGGCAAGAAGAAAATCGCCAAGAGGTCAAAGATCAAGTCTTTTGTGAAAGTTTATAACTACAATCACCTCATGCCCACGAGGTACTCTGTGGATATCCCTTTGGACAAAACTGTCGTCAACAAGGATGTCTTCAGAGACCCTGCTCTTAAATGCAAGGCCTGA